A single window of Mycolicibacterium madagascariense DNA harbors:
- the glnA gene encoding type I glutamate--ammonia ligase produces MAEKTADDIFKLIKDQSVEYVDIRFCDLPGVVQHFSIPASAFDESVFEDGLAFDGSSVRGFQSIHESDMMLLPDPETARIDPFRHAKTLNLQFFVHDPFTREAYSRDPRNVARKAENYLASTGIADTAYFGAEAEFYIFDSVTFDSKINGTFYEVDSESGWWNTGEPFESDGSPNLGYKVRQKGGYFPVAPYDHYVDLRDEMATNLQNAGFTLERGHHEVGTAGQAEINYKFNTLLAAADDVLLFKYIIKNTAWKNGKTVTFMPKPLFGDNGSGMHAHQSLWKDGKPLFHDESGYAGLSDLARHYIGGILHHAPSLLAFTNPTVNSYKRLVPGYEAPINLVYSQRNRSACVRIPITGNNPKAKRLEFRCPDSSGNPYLAFAAMLMAGIDGIKKKIEPLAPVDKDLYELPPDEAANIPQAPTSLSAVIDRLEEDHEYLTEGGVFTEDLIDTWISYKRENEIMPIQIRPHPYEFSLYYDV; encoded by the coding sequence GTGGCAGAAAAGACCGCGGACGACATCTTCAAGCTGATCAAGGACCAGAGCGTCGAGTACGTCGACATTCGATTCTGCGATCTGCCCGGTGTGGTTCAGCACTTCTCGATCCCGGCCTCGGCCTTCGACGAGAGCGTCTTCGAGGACGGCCTCGCGTTCGACGGTTCGTCCGTCCGCGGTTTCCAGTCGATCCACGAGTCCGACATGATGCTGTTGCCGGATCCCGAGACCGCGCGCATCGACCCGTTCCGGCACGCCAAGACACTCAACCTCCAGTTCTTCGTGCACGACCCGTTCACCCGCGAGGCGTACTCGCGCGATCCCCGCAACGTGGCCCGCAAGGCCGAGAACTACCTCGCCAGCACCGGCATCGCCGACACCGCGTACTTCGGCGCCGAGGCCGAGTTCTACATCTTCGACTCAGTGACCTTCGACTCCAAGATCAACGGCACCTTCTACGAGGTCGACTCCGAGTCGGGCTGGTGGAACACCGGCGAACCGTTCGAGTCGGACGGCAGCCCCAACCTGGGCTACAAGGTCCGCCAGAAGGGTGGCTACTTCCCCGTCGCGCCGTACGACCACTACGTCGACCTGCGCGACGAGATGGCGACCAACCTGCAGAACGCGGGCTTCACGCTCGAGCGCGGCCACCACGAGGTCGGCACCGCTGGCCAGGCCGAGATCAACTACAAGTTCAACACGCTGCTGGCGGCCGCGGACGACGTGCTGCTGTTCAAGTACATCATCAAGAACACCGCGTGGAAGAACGGCAAGACCGTCACCTTCATGCCGAAGCCGCTGTTCGGTGACAACGGCTCGGGCATGCACGCCCACCAGTCGCTGTGGAAGGACGGCAAGCCGCTGTTCCACGACGAGTCGGGGTATGCCGGGCTGTCCGACCTGGCCCGCCACTACATCGGCGGCATCCTGCACCACGCGCCGTCGCTGCTGGCGTTCACCAACCCGACGGTCAACTCCTACAAGCGTCTGGTGCCGGGCTACGAGGCCCCGATCAACCTGGTCTACAGCCAGCGCAACCGGTCGGCGTGCGTGCGCATCCCGATCACCGGCAACAACCCGAAGGCCAAGCGCCTCGAGTTCCGCTGCCCCGACAGCTCCGGCAACCCGTACCTGGCGTTCGCGGCGATGCTGATGGCCGGCATCGACGGCATCAAGAAGAAGATCGAGCCGTTGGCGCCCGTCGACAAGGACCTCTACGAGCTGCCTCCGGACGAGGCCGCCAACATCCCGCAGGCGCCGACGTCGCTGTCGGCGGTGATCGACCGTCTCGAGGAGGATCACGAATACCTCACCGAGGGCGGCGTGTTCACCGAGGACCTGATCGACACCTGGATCTCGTACAAGCGCGAGAACGAGATCATGCCGATTCAGATCCGTCCGCACCCCTACGAGTTCTCGCTGTACTACGACGTGTAA
- a CDS encoding CDGP domain-containing protein, with protein sequence MVFAVSMAAIAGMAWAPQANADVHPGCQNDRWGFLGLQTRSICDGPKQADGSWVRFRMVWVPAHQVPISTSCDEYSCSTSGGYWQDEQVFEKVKYPVTPDTVVPGEPDWLPPTYTDAGGFTPVNFN encoded by the coding sequence ATGGTCTTTGCCGTCTCGATGGCGGCTATCGCGGGGATGGCTTGGGCTCCGCAGGCAAACGCCGATGTACATCCCGGCTGTCAGAATGATCGCTGGGGATTTCTGGGCCTACAGACGCGCAGTATCTGCGACGGGCCTAAGCAGGCAGACGGCAGTTGGGTGCGTTTTCGGATGGTGTGGGTGCCGGCGCATCAAGTCCCGATCAGTACCAGCTGCGACGAATACAGCTGTTCCACCAGCGGCGGTTATTGGCAGGACGAGCAGGTCTTCGAGAAGGTGAAGTATCCCGTCACCCCGGACACGGTGGTGCCGGGTGAACCCGACTGGCTGCCGCCTACGTACACCGACGCAGGTGGATTCACACCGGTGAACTTCAACTAA
- a CDS encoding bifunctional [glutamine synthetase] adenylyltransferase/[glutamine synthetase]-adenylyl-L-tyrosine phosphorylase, protein MPKPATQRPTLPSVGRLGLIEPPARADLDRLGWNTDAYVELLWSLSRAPDADVALRTMVRLADALGDGWDELNRALVKDRGLRGRLFGVLGSSLALGDHLVANPRSWHLLAGRVVLPTAAELRETFASLAEKSSSTSDFRILYRDRLLVLAGLDLAPTVENEPVLPFPTVGAHLADLADAALGAALVVATRSVCKDHKPGAPGPRLAVIAMGKCGARELNYVSDVDVIFVGEKADSVTTRVAGEMMRFAGEAFFEVDAALRPEGKSGELVRTLASHVAYYERWAKTWEFQALLKARPAAGDAELGAQYVAALMPMVWTACEREDFVSEVQSMRRRVEQLVPAGVRARELKLGTGGLRDVEFAVQLLQLVHGRTDDALHVASTVDALAALGEGGYVGRDDAANLTASYEFLRLLEHRLQLQRLKRTHLLPEPDDEEGLRWLARAAHMRPDGQHDALGVLREELKRQSLRVSRLHAKLFYQPLLESVEGQTVEFSASMSPEAAERQLAALGYEGPQSALTHLAALTGSSGRRGRVQQVLLPTLLDWLSDTPDPDAGLLSYRRLSDHLADQRWFLASLRDEGAVAKRLMHVLGTSAFVPELLMRAPEVIQQYADGPKGPKLLEVEPDGLARALIAAASRQEEPARAIAAARTLRRRELARVASADLLGMLEVTDVCAALTSVWVAVLQAALDVVIRANTPEGGPPARIAVIGMGRLGGGELGYGSDADVLFVCEPLGGAEESVAVKWSVTIAEQVRKVLGSPSADPPLDVDANLRPEGRSGPLVRTLASYEAYYTRFAQTWEVQALLRAHRVAGDDDLGLRFLLMVDRVRYPPGGVSTDAVFEIRRLKARIDAERLPRGADPNTHTKLGRGGLADVEWTVQLLQLRYAHQIPALHSTSTLDTLNAIGAAELIAEGDVDLLRQAWLTATRARNALVLVRGKPTDQLPGPGRQLNAVAVAAGWRNGDGGEFLDNYLRVTRRAKGVVLRVFGS, encoded by the coding sequence GTGCCGAAACCCGCGACGCAGCGACCCACGCTGCCCAGCGTGGGCAGGCTGGGACTGATCGAACCGCCCGCCCGCGCCGACCTCGACCGGTTGGGCTGGAACACCGACGCCTACGTCGAGCTGCTGTGGTCGCTGTCGCGGGCCCCCGACGCCGACGTCGCGCTGCGCACCATGGTGCGGCTGGCCGACGCTCTCGGCGACGGCTGGGACGAGCTCAATCGGGCCCTGGTCAAGGACCGCGGGTTGCGCGGTCGGCTGTTCGGCGTGCTCGGCTCGTCGCTGGCGCTGGGGGACCACCTCGTCGCGAACCCCCGGTCCTGGCATCTGCTGGCGGGCCGCGTGGTCCTGCCGACGGCCGCCGAGCTGCGCGAGACGTTCGCCAGCCTCGCTGAGAAGTCTTCCAGCACAAGCGATTTCCGCATCCTGTACCGCGACCGCCTGCTGGTGCTGGCGGGGTTGGACCTGGCCCCCACGGTCGAGAACGAGCCGGTGCTGCCGTTCCCCACGGTCGGTGCGCACCTCGCCGATCTGGCCGATGCCGCCTTGGGCGCCGCGCTCGTCGTCGCCACCAGGTCGGTGTGCAAGGACCACAAGCCGGGAGCGCCGGGACCCCGACTCGCAGTGATCGCGATGGGCAAGTGCGGCGCGCGCGAACTGAATTACGTGAGCGACGTCGACGTCATCTTCGTCGGCGAGAAGGCCGATTCCGTCACCACCAGGGTGGCCGGTGAGATGATGCGGTTCGCCGGAGAGGCCTTCTTCGAAGTCGACGCTGCCCTGCGGCCCGAGGGCAAAAGCGGAGAACTGGTGCGCACGTTGGCCTCTCACGTGGCCTACTACGAGCGGTGGGCCAAGACCTGGGAGTTCCAGGCGTTGCTGAAGGCCCGCCCGGCCGCCGGGGACGCCGAGCTGGGCGCGCAGTACGTGGCGGCCTTGATGCCGATGGTGTGGACGGCCTGCGAACGCGAGGACTTCGTCTCCGAAGTGCAGTCGATGCGCCGCCGCGTCGAGCAGCTCGTGCCCGCCGGGGTGCGGGCCCGCGAGCTGAAGTTGGGGACCGGGGGGCTGCGCGACGTCGAGTTCGCGGTCCAGCTGCTGCAGCTGGTGCACGGCCGCACCGACGACGCGTTGCACGTCGCGTCGACCGTCGACGCGCTCGCCGCTTTGGGCGAGGGTGGCTACGTGGGTCGCGACGACGCGGCCAATCTCACGGCGTCCTATGAATTCCTGCGACTGCTCGAGCACCGCCTGCAGCTGCAGCGGCTCAAGCGCACCCACCTGCTGCCCGAGCCGGATGACGAGGAGGGGCTGCGGTGGCTGGCCCGCGCCGCGCACATGCGACCCGACGGTCAGCACGATGCGCTGGGCGTCCTGCGGGAGGAACTCAAGCGCCAGAGCCTGCGCGTCTCGCGTTTGCACGCCAAGCTGTTCTATCAACCGTTGCTCGAATCCGTGGAGGGCCAGACCGTCGAGTTCTCGGCGTCGATGTCACCCGAGGCCGCCGAACGTCAGCTCGCCGCACTGGGTTACGAGGGTCCGCAGAGCGCGCTCACCCACCTCGCCGCGCTGACCGGGAGCAGCGGGAGGCGCGGCCGCGTCCAGCAGGTGCTGTTGCCGACGTTGCTGGACTGGCTGTCGGACACGCCGGACCCCGATGCCGGGCTGCTGTCCTACCGGCGGCTCAGCGACCACCTCGCCGACCAGCGGTGGTTCCTGGCGTCGCTGCGCGACGAGGGCGCCGTCGCGAAGCGCTTGATGCACGTGCTCGGCACGTCGGCGTTCGTGCCGGAACTGCTGATGCGTGCCCCCGAGGTGATTCAGCAGTACGCCGACGGGCCGAAGGGACCGAAGCTCCTCGAGGTCGAGCCGGACGGGTTGGCCCGTGCGCTGATCGCGGCGGCGTCGCGGCAGGAGGAGCCGGCCCGCGCCATCGCCGCGGCCAGGACGCTGCGCCGTCGGGAGCTGGCGCGGGTGGCCTCGGCCGACCTGCTCGGCATGCTCGAGGTCACCGACGTCTGCGCGGCGCTGACCTCGGTGTGGGTCGCCGTCCTGCAGGCCGCCCTCGACGTCGTCATCCGCGCGAACACCCCCGAGGGCGGTCCGCCGGCCCGCATCGCGGTGATCGGAATGGGCAGGCTCGGCGGCGGCGAGTTGGGCTACGGCTCCGATGCCGACGTCCTATTCGTGTGCGAACCCCTCGGTGGCGCAGAGGAATCCGTGGCCGTGAAGTGGTCGGTGACGATTGCCGAGCAGGTGCGCAAGGTCCTCGGTTCGCCGAGTGCCGATCCGCCGCTCGACGTGGACGCCAACCTGCGGCCGGAGGGCAGATCCGGCCCGCTGGTACGCACGCTCGCCTCGTATGAGGCCTACTACACGCGCTTCGCCCAGACCTGGGAGGTGCAGGCGCTGCTGCGCGCGCACCGCGTCGCCGGCGACGACGACCTCGGCCTGCGGTTCCTGCTGATGGTGGACCGGGTGCGGTACCCGCCGGGCGGCGTGTCGACCGACGCGGTGTTCGAGATCCGGCGGCTCAAGGCCCGTATCGATGCCGAGCGGCTACCTCGCGGCGCGGACCCCAACACCCACACCAAGCTGGGCCGCGGCGGCCTCGCCGACGTCGAGTGGACCGTCCAGTTGCTGCAACTCCGGTACGCCCACCAGATCCCAGCACTGCACAGCACCTCGACGCTGGACACGCTCAACGCCATCGGAGCGGCCGAGCTGATCGCCGAGGGCGACGTCGACCTGCTGCGGCAGGCGTGGCTGACGGCCACGCGGGCCCGCAATGCGCTGGTGCTGGTGCGCGGCAAGCCGACCGATCAGCTACCGGGGCCCGGCCGCCAGCTCAATGCCGTCGCGGTCGCCGCGGGCTGGCGCAACGGCGACGGTGGTGAATTCCTCGACAACTACCTCCGGGTGACCCGCCGCGCGAAGGGCGTGGTGCTCAGGGTGTTCGGAAGCTAG
- the glnA gene encoding type I glutamate--ammonia ligase: protein MDRQKEFVLRTLEERDIRFVRLWFTDVLGYLKSVAIAPAELEGAFEEGIGFDGSSIEGFARVSESDTVARPDPSTFQVLPWTTSGGKQHSARMFCDITMPDGSPSWADSRHVLRRQLAKASDLGFSCYVHPEIEFFLLEPGPYDGSEPVPADNGGYFDQAVHDSAPNFRRHAIDALESMGISVEFSHHEGAPGQQEIDLRYADALSMADNVMTFRYVVKEVALGEGVRASFMPKPFSEYPGSAMHTHMSLFEGETNAFHTPDDPLQLSAVGKSFIAGILEHASEISAVTNQWVNSYKRLVQGGEAPTAASWGAANRSALVRVPMYTPRKASSRRIEVRSPDSACNPYLAFAVLLAAGLRGVEKNYVLGPQAEDNVWNLTPEERKAMGYRELPGSLGIALAEMENSELVAEALGEHVFDFFLRNKRAEWENYRSNVTPYELKTYLSL from the coding sequence ATGGATCGGCAGAAGGAATTCGTCCTCCGGACGCTCGAGGAGCGCGACATCCGGTTCGTCCGGTTGTGGTTCACCGACGTCCTGGGGTACCTGAAGTCCGTCGCGATCGCGCCCGCCGAGCTCGAAGGCGCCTTCGAGGAGGGCATCGGTTTCGACGGTTCGTCGATCGAAGGCTTTGCCCGGGTGTCCGAATCGGACACCGTCGCCCGCCCGGATCCCTCGACGTTCCAGGTGCTGCCGTGGACGACGAGCGGCGGCAAACAGCACTCCGCCCGGATGTTCTGCGACATCACCATGCCCGACGGTTCGCCGTCGTGGGCGGACTCGCGCCACGTGCTGCGTCGCCAACTGGCCAAGGCCAGCGATCTCGGCTTCTCCTGCTACGTGCATCCCGAGATCGAGTTCTTCCTGCTGGAGCCCGGGCCCTACGACGGCTCGGAGCCCGTGCCCGCCGACAACGGCGGGTACTTCGACCAGGCCGTGCACGACTCGGCGCCCAACTTCCGGCGCCACGCCATCGACGCCCTGGAGTCGATGGGCATCTCGGTGGAGTTCAGCCACCACGAGGGCGCGCCGGGCCAGCAGGAGATCGACCTGCGCTACGCCGACGCGCTGTCGATGGCCGACAACGTCATGACGTTCCGCTACGTCGTCAAGGAGGTCGCGCTCGGCGAGGGCGTGCGTGCGTCGTTCATGCCGAAGCCGTTCAGCGAATATCCCGGCTCGGCGATGCACACCCACATGAGCCTGTTCGAGGGTGAGACCAACGCCTTCCACACACCCGACGACCCGCTGCAGCTGTCGGCGGTCGGCAAGTCCTTCATCGCCGGCATCCTCGAGCACGCCAGCGAGATCAGCGCCGTCACCAATCAGTGGGTCAACTCCTACAAGCGGCTGGTGCAGGGCGGCGAAGCGCCGACGGCGGCGTCCTGGGGCGCGGCCAACCGGTCGGCTCTGGTGCGGGTGCCGATGTACACGCCGCGCAAGGCGTCGTCGCGGCGCATCGAGGTGCGCAGCCCGGATTCCGCGTGCAACCCGTACCTCGCCTTCGCGGTCCTGCTCGCGGCCGGACTGCGCGGCGTCGAGAAGAACTACGTCCTCGGGCCGCAGGCCGAGGACAACGTCTGGAACCTGACACCCGAGGAACGCAAGGCGATGGGCTACCGGGAACTGCCGGGCAGTCTCGGCATCGCCCTGGCCGAGATGGAGAACTCCGAGCTGGTCGCCGAGGCGCTCGGCGAGCACGTCTTCGACTTCTTCCTGCGCAACAAGCGTGCCGAGTGGGAGAACTACCGAAGCAACGTCACGCCGTACGAGCTGAAGACGTACCTGTCGCTCTAG
- a CDS encoding alpha/beta hydrolase, giving the protein MIAMWWVGRLTAALLVILVSTALGPRASAAPEDQAALPYGQPPVWGSCAGFLGAVQTLPTAQCGQVTVPIDYANPEGPQAQLAVIRVPATGDRIGALMVNPGGPGASAVDTVATMAAGLVDTDIGRRFDLVGFDPRGVGHSTPQIRCRSDAEFDAFRREPLADYSPAGVAHIEAVYRQLARECVAGTGRDFLANVGTASTARDMDVVRAALGDDQINYLGYSYGTELGAKYAQLFGDRVRAMVLDGAVDPSADPVSDGVRQLAGFQTAFDDYAAACAQSTDCPLGQDPTQFVARYRQLVDPLVQRPGPTSDPRGLSYQDAITGTANALYTQRYWKFLTSGLLGLQRGTDAGDLLLLADDYQGRNSDGHYSNQQDAFTAIRCVDSPYPTSPAVWAEADREGRAAAPFMAYGDFTGQAPSDVCAMWPVPPTSSPQDVASPGPGKVVVVSTTHDPATPYDSGVDLARELGASLITFEGTQHTVVFHGDACVDSATVAFLVDSVQPPANLVCEH; this is encoded by the coding sequence ATGATCGCCATGTGGTGGGTGGGCAGGCTGACCGCGGCGCTGCTCGTCATCCTGGTGTCGACGGCGCTCGGCCCGCGGGCATCGGCGGCGCCGGAGGATCAGGCCGCGCTGCCCTACGGCCAACCCCCGGTCTGGGGCAGCTGTGCCGGGTTCCTCGGAGCCGTCCAGACGCTCCCGACCGCGCAGTGCGGACAGGTCACCGTGCCCATCGACTACGCGAATCCCGAAGGGCCGCAAGCGCAATTGGCGGTCATCCGAGTGCCCGCGACCGGTGACCGCATCGGCGCGCTGATGGTCAACCCCGGCGGTCCCGGCGCGTCCGCCGTCGACACCGTGGCCACCATGGCGGCGGGTCTCGTCGACACCGACATCGGTCGCCGCTTCGACCTGGTCGGGTTCGATCCGCGCGGCGTCGGTCACTCGACACCGCAGATCCGCTGCCGCAGCGACGCCGAGTTCGACGCCTTCCGCCGCGAGCCGCTGGCGGACTACAGCCCGGCCGGCGTCGCGCACATCGAGGCCGTCTACCGCCAGCTCGCCAGGGAATGCGTCGCCGGTACGGGGCGCGACTTCCTCGCCAACGTCGGGACCGCGTCGACGGCGCGGGACATGGACGTCGTCCGCGCGGCACTGGGGGACGACCAGATCAACTATCTCGGCTACTCCTACGGGACCGAGCTCGGCGCGAAGTATGCGCAGCTGTTCGGCGACCGGGTGCGCGCCATGGTGCTCGACGGCGCCGTCGATCCGAGCGCCGATCCGGTGAGCGACGGCGTCCGCCAGCTGGCCGGGTTCCAGACCGCGTTCGACGACTACGCCGCCGCCTGCGCGCAATCCACCGACTGCCCGCTCGGGCAGGACCCGACGCAGTTCGTCGCGCGGTACCGCCAGCTGGTCGACCCCCTGGTGCAGCGACCGGGGCCTACGTCGGATCCGCGCGGGCTCAGCTATCAGGACGCCATCACCGGCACCGCCAATGCGCTATACACGCAACGCTATTGGAAGTTTCTGACGAGCGGTCTGCTGGGCCTGCAGCGCGGCACCGACGCGGGTGATCTGCTGCTGCTGGCTGACGACTACCAGGGCCGCAACTCCGACGGGCACTACTCCAACCAGCAGGACGCGTTCACCGCGATCCGGTGCGTCGACTCGCCCTATCCGACCAGTCCGGCGGTGTGGGCCGAGGCGGACCGCGAGGGCCGGGCCGCGGCGCCGTTCATGGCCTACGGCGACTTCACGGGTCAGGCGCCGAGCGACGTGTGCGCGATGTGGCCGGTGCCCCCGACGTCCTCACCCCAGGACGTCGCCTCGCCGGGTCCCGGCAAGGTCGTGGTGGTGTCGACGACGCACGACCCGGCGACCCCGTACGACTCCGGTGTGGACCTCGCCCGCGAACTGGGCGCGTCGCTCATCACGTTCGAGGGGACCCAGCACACCGTGGTGTTCCACGGCGACGCCTGCGTGGATTCCGCGACGGTGGCGTTCCTCGTCGATTCCGTCCAGCCCCCGGCGAACCTGGTGTGCGAGCACTAG
- a CDS encoding alpha/beta hydrolase yields the protein MNFRRGVLAATFVVLLVAGCSRVVDGRSVIATPRPGSPVEWSQCDLASSDVRIPAGAQCGMLSVPVDYAKPDGAVARLAMIRFKATGQKIGSLIVNPGGPGESGVQAAASVVGALPESVRQRFDLVGFDPRGVGASTPAVWCNSDADNDKLRADPQVDYTPAGVAHIESETKDFVGRCVQKMGDEFLANVGTASVIKDLDAMRAQLGDQKLTYLGYSYGTRIGSAYAEAYPQNVRAMILDGAVDPNADPVEADIRQAAAFQTAFNDYAADCAKSPSCPLGTDPTKAVDVYKDIVEPLVQHPAATRDPRGLSYSDAIVGTILPLYSPNLWRHLTQALTELKNGSGDTMLTLADLYMGRDAQGHYNNSTDVRVAVNCVDQPAVTDRAKVVDEDRRTREVAPFMSYGQFTGHAPLGTCAFWPVPATSTPHRIDVKGLPPVLVVSTTNDPATPYQAGVELAKELGGSLLTFDGTQHTVVFQGNSCVDDIAAKYLVDVVVPPPGARC from the coding sequence ATGAACTTCAGACGCGGCGTCCTCGCGGCCACCTTCGTGGTGTTGCTGGTAGCCGGGTGCAGCCGGGTGGTGGACGGCCGCAGCGTCATCGCGACGCCGCGCCCGGGCAGTCCGGTCGAATGGTCGCAGTGCGACCTCGCGTCGTCCGACGTCCGCATCCCGGCCGGCGCGCAGTGCGGAATGCTCTCGGTCCCCGTCGATTACGCCAAACCCGACGGCGCGGTCGCGCGACTGGCGATGATCCGGTTCAAGGCCACCGGCCAGAAGATCGGCTCCCTCATCGTCAACCCCGGCGGGCCCGGCGAGTCCGGGGTGCAGGCCGCCGCGTCGGTGGTGGGAGCATTGCCAGAATCGGTCAGGCAGCGTTTCGACCTGGTCGGGTTCGACCCGCGCGGGGTGGGTGCGTCCACGCCCGCGGTGTGGTGCAACTCCGATGCCGACAACGACAAGCTGCGGGCCGACCCGCAGGTCGACTACACCCCCGCCGGCGTCGCGCACATCGAGTCGGAGACCAAGGACTTCGTCGGCCGCTGCGTGCAGAAGATGGGCGACGAGTTCCTCGCCAACGTCGGAACCGCAAGCGTCATCAAGGATCTCGACGCCATGCGGGCTCAGCTGGGTGACCAGAAGCTGACCTACCTCGGCTACTCCTACGGCACCCGCATCGGGTCGGCCTATGCGGAGGCCTACCCGCAGAACGTGCGCGCGATGATCCTCGACGGCGCCGTCGACCCCAACGCGGATCCGGTCGAGGCCGACATCCGCCAGGCCGCCGCCTTCCAGACCGCCTTCAACGACTACGCCGCCGACTGCGCCAAGAGTCCGAGCTGTCCGCTGGGCACCGACCCCACCAAGGCCGTCGACGTCTACAAGGACATCGTCGAGCCGCTGGTGCAGCACCCCGCCGCGACCAGGGACCCGCGCGGCCTGAGCTACAGCGACGCCATCGTCGGCACCATCCTGCCGCTGTACTCACCGAACCTGTGGCGGCATCTCACGCAGGCGCTGACGGAGCTGAAGAACGGGTCGGGCGACACCATGCTCACGCTGGCCGACCTCTACATGGGCCGCGATGCGCAGGGGCACTACAACAATTCGACCGACGTCCGGGTCGCCGTGAACTGCGTCGACCAGCCCGCCGTCACCGACCGCGCGAAGGTCGTCGACGAGGACCGGCGCACGCGCGAGGTCGCCCCGTTCATGAGCTACGGACAGTTCACGGGCCACGCGCCCCTGGGCACGTGTGCCTTCTGGCCGGTGCCGGCGACTTCCACGCCGCATCGGATCGACGTGAAGGGCCTGCCTCCCGTGCTGGTGGTGTCCACCACGAACGATCCGGCGACGCCGTATCAGGCGGGCGTCGAGCTCGCCAAGGAGCTCGGCGGTTCGCTGCTGACCTTCGACGGCACCCAGCACACCGTGGTGTTCCAAGGCAATTCGTGCGTCGACGACATCGCCGCGAAGTACCTCGTCGACGTCGTCGTGCCGCCGCCGGGCGCCAGGTGCTGA
- a CDS encoding WS/DGAT/MGAT family O-acyltransferase translates to MQRLSGLDASFLYLETAAQPLHVCSVLEIDTSTIPGGYSFERLREALSLRIRAMPEFREKLGDNRFNLDHPVWVEDKDFDVDRHLHRIGLPSPGGRVELGEICGHIASLTLDRSRPLWEMWVIENVAGTDPNDGGRLAVLTKVHHSGVDGVTGANLMSQLCTTEADAPAPEPVDGVGGGSDLEIAVSGAVRFATRPLKLFDVVPATLSTVVDTVKRARSGLTMAAPFAAPKTRFNDTVTARRNVAFAQLDLEDVKAVKNHFGVKVNDVVMALVAGVLRTFLEDRGELPDSTLVAMVPVSVHDKSDRPGRNQVSGMFANLRTDVEDPAERLKLIADANSVAKQHSAAIGATLLQDWSQFAAPAVFGVAMRVYASSRLTSAAPVHNLVVSNVPGPQDPLYFLGAKVKAMYPLGPIFHGSGLNITVMSLNGSVDVGLISCPDLMPDLWDMADDFAVALDQLLAATR, encoded by the coding sequence ATGCAACGGCTCAGCGGACTCGACGCCAGCTTCCTCTACCTCGAGACCGCGGCCCAGCCGCTGCACGTGTGCTCGGTGCTCGAGATCGACACGTCGACGATTCCCGGCGGCTACTCCTTCGAACGGCTGCGGGAGGCGCTGAGCCTGCGCATCAGGGCGATGCCGGAGTTCCGGGAGAAGCTCGGCGACAACCGATTCAACCTCGATCATCCGGTGTGGGTGGAGGACAAGGACTTCGACGTCGATCGGCACCTGCACCGCATCGGTCTGCCATCGCCGGGTGGCCGCGTCGAGCTGGGGGAGATCTGCGGACACATCGCGTCGCTGACCCTGGACCGTAGCCGCCCGCTGTGGGAGATGTGGGTCATCGAGAACGTGGCGGGCACCGATCCGAACGACGGCGGGCGGCTCGCGGTCCTGACGAAGGTGCACCATTCCGGCGTCGACGGCGTGACGGGGGCCAACCTGATGTCGCAGCTGTGCACGACCGAGGCCGACGCGCCCGCACCCGAACCGGTCGACGGCGTCGGCGGCGGCTCGGATCTGGAGATCGCGGTGAGCGGCGCCGTGCGGTTCGCCACCCGTCCGCTCAAGCTGTTCGACGTCGTGCCCGCCACGCTGTCGACGGTGGTCGACACCGTCAAGCGGGCCCGCAGCGGGCTGACGATGGCCGCACCGTTCGCGGCTCCCAAGACCCGCTTCAACGACACCGTCACCGCCCGCCGCAACGTGGCCTTCGCGCAACTCGATCTCGAGGACGTCAAGGCGGTCAAGAACCACTTCGGCGTCAAGGTCAACGACGTCGTGATGGCTCTGGTCGCCGGTGTGCTGCGCACCTTCCTGGAGGACCGCGGCGAGCTGCCCGACAGCACGCTCGTCGCGATGGTTCCGGTGTCCGTCCACGACAAGTCCGACCGACCGGGCCGCAACCAGGTCTCCGGCATGTTCGCCAATCTGCGGACCGACGTCGAGGATCCCGCCGAGCGGCTCAAGCTCATCGCGGACGCGAATTCGGTTGCGAAGCAACACAGTGCGGCCATCGGGGCGACACTGCTGCAGGACTGGTCGCAGTTCGCCGCGCCGGCGGTCTTCGGCGTGGCGATGCGGGTCTACGCCTCGAGTCGGCTGACGAGCGCCGCCCCCGTGCACAACCTGGTCGTGTCCAACGTTCCCGGCCCGCAAGACCCGCTGTACTTCCTGGGCGCCAAGGTCAAGGCGATGTACCCGCTCGGTCCGATCTTCCACGGCTCCGGCCTCAACATCACCGTGATGTCGCTGAACGGCTCGGTCGACGTCGGCCTCATCTCGTGTCCCGATCTGATGCCCGATCTGTGGGACATGGCCGACGACTTCGCCGTCGCGCTGGATCAGTTGCTCGCCGCCACGCGGTAG